A segment of the Bacillus pseudomycoides genome:
TTTTTATGATAGCTTGAACAAATATCTTTTGTGTTCATACGAATGAAATGAAAAATCCAGCTAGGACATACTAGCTGGATTTTTTTCATATAAAATAACAAAACATAAAAGAGGGGGAAATTAAATTTTAGGAGCATAGTTATGAAATTAACATTAGGGAAGTTATATTGGAATGAAGAAGCTTGTATGCCTTGTTATCCGCCGTTAGAAAATGATATGATATGTGATGTGCTTATTGTAGGAATCGGAGGAGCAGGCGCTCATATTGCATATTTTTTAACGAGATTAGGGATGAGCGTTACCTTAATTGATAAGCGAAAAATTGCATACGGAAGTACGATTGCTAATACAGGGCTATTACAATTCGTTCATGATAAATCATTGACTTCTTTGATTCATACATTTGGGGAAGTAAAAGGAGTACGGGCTTATCAGCTTTGTTATGAGGCGCTGCGAACATTAGAACAGATTGTTCCAAAGTTAGATATTGATCCTTATTTGATCCCGAGAAGTAGCTTGTATTATGCAAGTCAAAATGAAGATGTTTCGTTTCTGCAAGAAGAATATCGTACATTACAGCGTTACGGATTTCCTGTTGAGTATTTTACAGCATCTGATATTAAGAAACGATATTCATTTACAAAACCAGCGGCACTATACACACATGGGGATGCGGAAGTGAACCCGTATATGTTAGTGCATGGTCTTATACATAAAGCAAACCAATTAGGGGCCTCTATTTTTGAAAATACAGAAGTTATTCATATAAAGTCTATTCAAAAAGATTTCGTTTCTTATACAAAAACAGGTAAGAAAATTGTAGCAAAGGCAGTGATTATGGCTACAGGATATGAAGATATATTTGGAAAAAAAGAAGCAAATACAACAGTAGAAACCTCTTATGCAATCGTTACAAATGAGCAAGAGCATTTTAATGGATGGCACGAGCAATCATTAATTTGGGAAACAGCTCGGCCATATTTGTATTTTCGTACGTATAAGAATCGAATTATTGTAGGTGGATTGGATGAATCCATGCAACTTCAGAAATTTGGTGATACAAAGCTATTGCATAAACGGGATTTGCTTACTAAAATGATACAAGAGATGTTTCCAAATCTTTCAAATGTAAGAGCTGAATATTATTGGGCTGCTGCATTTGGAGGAAGTCATGATGGACTTCCTATTTGCAAAGAAGATAGTAAAATCTCTAATTTATATTATGCATTACCCTATGGGGGAAATGGGACTGTATATGGAATGGTATTTGCAAAACTATTTCAGCAGTTATTTGCAAATAAAGAAAATGGTGATTTTTCTTTGTTTAATCGATAGAAAAAAGGTAGCGAAGTGATGGAATGAGAGAGATAAAAAAATTTTTGCAAAAATTACGTCCGGTACAGCTTATTGTTTTATTTTATTTCATAGCAGTAATTGTTTCGGTCATTTTATTAAGTTTTCCATTTTTCATTAAACCGGGGGTAAAGTGGACGTTTATAGATGCGTTATTTACATCGGTTAGTGCTGTAAGTGTTACAGGGCTTTCCGTCGTTTCTATTCCAGATACATTTAATACAGCTGGTATTATTGTTTTAGCGCTTGTATTACAATTAGGCGGTTTAGGAATTATGGCACTTGGTACATTTGTGTGGATGTTAACAGGGAAAAAAATTGGCTTGCAGCGAAGACGATTAATTATGGCAGACCATAACCAAGGGAATTTATCGGGGCTTGTTGAGCTTATGCGTTCTATTTTAATTTTGATTGTTTCAATAGAAGCGGTTGGAGCAATCCTCTTGGGTACAAGATTTTTACTCTATTTTCCAACTTGGCAAGAAGCGTATTTTCACGGTTTTTTTGCAGCTGTTAGTGCGACGACGAATGGTGGATTTGATTTAACAGGTCAGTCGCTTATTCCATATAAAAATGACTATATTGTACAAATTATTCATATGCTGCTTATTATTTTAGGAGCAATCGGATTTCCGGTGTTAATGGAGGTAAAGCAGTACTTAAGTAAGGAAAAACATCAATTGTTTCGTTTTTCATTATTTACAAAATTGACGACAACGACATTTTTCTCTCTTGTTATTGTTGGAACAATTGTTATTTTTTTATTGGAACGCAACCAGTTTTTAGTAGGGAAATCATGGCATGAAACAATCTTTTATACACTGTTTCAGTCCGTTACAACGAGAAGTGGTGGGTTAGCGACAATGGATATACGGGACTTGTCACAGCCAACGCTTTTATTTATGAGTGTCTTAATGTTTATCGGTGCTTCTCCAAGCTCAGTTGGAGGAGGAATACGTACGACAACATTTGCTGTGAATATCCTTTCCCTATACACATTTGCAAAAGGTGGTAGAACAGTACGCGTTTTTAAACGTCAATTGCATGAGGAAGATATTTTAAAAGCGTCTGTTGTTATGACAATGGGGATTTTATTATGTGCTTCTGCATTATTTATTTTATCAATGACTGAAAACGTACCATTAATGAGTTTAATTGTTGAAGTATGTTCTGCATTTGGAACGACTGGATTATCAACAGGTATTACTTCTGATTTAACCACAATTGGGAAACTTGTATTAATTGTCCTGATGTTTATTGGTCGTGTTGGTATTTTAACATTTATTTTGGCTAGTGGTGGAAGAGAACAACCACCTCGCTATAAATATCCGAAAGAGAGAATTATCATTGGATAAAGTCAAACCATTCTACCTGTGAAGGTAGAATGGTTTTTTAATCGTTAATGCCAAATTGAGGGTGCATAAATGAATCTTCGGCTCTATCTGCTTTGTTCTGTAACAATTCTTGATTTTCTTCTGAAATCCATCCGATATCATTTGTTGGATGAATCCACTCCTTTCCAGCCATGATGGCTGGATCAACTTCATCACTCCAGTTGTTAAGTGGGCTATTTTCTGAATTGTATTTACTATCTCCAATTACAACATCACATTGATTGATAAAAGGTTGTTGCATTTGTTTTCCTGTACCTTTAAAGGAAGGGAAATTCATCTGATGTGGAAGCGTCTCGTCTAAAATGGGTGAGTCAATTTGTTGGTTTTTCTTCAAAATAATCGTTCCTTCTTTATTATAGTAGGAAATGTAAATTCCTTGTTCATATATAATGTTCCCTTATATATGTTACTTTGTACTTGTTAACACTTCCCATCAATAATTTTCGAGTGTTTTCTCAAACTAAGATAGAAAGTGATATGTCATTACAGTGAGGGAAGGTATTGTAAATGGTAAAACGAAAAGTAAAGCAACATGCAGCAATGAATCATAATAAAACCCCAAAAGAAAGTCTGCCAGATGCGGAATTTGCGGTAGAGTATGAAAATGAAAATCCAGCGAAATATGCAAATCGTAATTCAAAAAAGGGTAAGCAAAAATGAGGCGTTTTTTACAAACGCCTCATTTTTTTGTGGGATTTTTAATCATTTTTTAATTATTTGTAAATTTTCTGTTTTTTTGCTGGGGAAAAATATGAAAAAACACTGAAGTAGCAACGTATTACACAAAAACAAACAACAAACAAAAGATTAATGTTGGTTTAATACTGTTTTTACACTGGGCGTTTATATTGGAGCTATACATAAGAAAAATAAAAGGAGAGAGAAATAGTGAAAAAACATTCTTTAAAGCTGTAGCAACCGGGGGAGTATTTTCTTTATTAATGGGATGTGGTGCTAAGAAAGAAGAAACTGCTGAAGCGAAAGTGAAAGATGACAAATTGTCTGGCTCAAAACCAGCAAAATTGGCAGGTGCTGGAGAATATCCAGTTGGTGTATCTATGATTTATAGCGATCTAAAAGAAAAACCAAAAGGCGTACCAATTGAAGTTGCTCTTCCGAAAGAAGGACTGGGCTGGGAAGTAGAAGCCAATGCATTAATTAAGAAAGATAATGCGAAAAACGATAAGATTGCCAAGGCATTCCTAGATTTGGCAATTACAGATGATGTCGTGAAGTTGTATTTTGAGAAAAATGGATTTGCAACGATTAAAAATGATTATAAACTGTAAGATGTTTTCCCGAAAGATGTAACAGACAAGTTATATAAAAATAATGATTTTAAATGGGCAGTGGATAATCACGGTAAAATTTTAGAATGTTGGGAAAAATAATTTGATCAAAAAGAAGAACCGAAAAAGTAAGTGGGAGAGAGAAAGATGGGGTGAAGTGATGTCTGTTGTTGGAGAAGAAAGAAAGCGTAGTATTCTTGAAAAGGTAGAATTTAAAGGGAAAGTGAAAGTTTCAGAGTTAGCACGTGAATTTTCAGTATCAACAGAAACCATTCGTAGATATTTAGAAGAGCTTGATCGGGAACAGAAGTTGAAGAAAGTATATGGAGGAGCAGTCCAGCTTCCAGGAGCCGGTATAGAACCACCTATGTTAGAAAGAGAAATGCTATATATTGAAGAAAAGAAAAGAATTGGTTATAAAGCAGCAACTTTTGTAGAAGATGGAGATGTAATTGTTATCGATGATGGGAGCACGCCACTCCAAATGGTTCCTTATCTCGTACATCGGAAAAACTTAACTGTCGTGACGAGTTCATTTCCTGTTGCAACCCAATTGATTTCTTCTATAAATAAAAAAATGTTTGATGGTGAAGTATTGTTCATTGGAGGAAAGGTGTCTCCAAAACATTGCCGCGTATCAGGGTCTATTTCACAGCAAGTCATTCGTCAGTTTCATTTTCATAAGGCATTTATTTCAATTGATGGATTGTTACCTAGCTTTGGAATTTCGAGTTTTGAATTGGAAAAAGCTAAGTTATCAGAAACGATGATTCAATTAGCGGAAAAAACATTTGTTTTATGCGATCATACAAAGATTGGGCTCAAAGGAAATTATCGAATTGCTGGTTTGTCTAGTATTGAGCATGTCATTTGTGATAAAAAAATGCCGCATAGTTGTGAAGAATTTATTTCAAAAAATAATATTCGTTGGACGATTAGTTAAATATAAATTTAAGTGAAAACCCCTGATATACGCATCTTCTTTTAGTTATGAGAGAGGATCAAACCATGCGTAGAAGCGGTCAGATCCTTTTTCTGTCCCAACAAGCCAAGTAAAGCAGCAAGAGAAAATAAGTGCAAGTCCTCTGTTGCATTCATAGCGGCGAATTATATGTTGGAAAATTAAAATGGATGTATAATATGGTGATACGAGAGGATTTGAAAAAGTTTTGCAGCGGCACAAAAGATGGACACATTTTTCAGTTTCCTTCATATAATTTACCAATAGAAAAAAAGTTGACTGGAGGAAAGAAGGGGAAGAGGTGTCGGAACGCTTGTATAATAAACTTATATTATATGCGAATATACTACAAAAGCTCGGCATTATTAACGAACAAGAAAAGGGTGAAATGCTACAAATGATGAATAAAAAGGCTCTGTGAAAGAGTCTTTTTTTTGTTATGTAACATTTTCCTAATTTGCAAGTGAATGCAGAAATCATATTGACAAAAAGAGATTCTCATGTGATAATTCAATTAAATTTTTCGAATAATCAAAAAATATTTCTTCTACATAGAAATGGTAAAATCATTATAGTGATATTCTCATGGGGGTGACGAAATGTTATTTTTTTTAAAGAAATGGCAAGAGTTGAGGGATATAAAGATGGAATTAGCTCTTCGTGATTGGTTTTATGGTACAAAAATTAGTCTATCTATGCGGACATCACAAGAGCCATTAACATTTTTAGTAAATATTGAAGGGAGAGACAAAGGGTTATATGCAGAAGAGGACTTTATTGTAGTAAATAGTATGTGTGAGCCTGTATTTGAAAATGATGAAAAACCTGCAACTGAGTCATTTATGCATGCTGATATTTATAAAAAAGGAAACGCAGATTGTATTTTACAAGTTCAAACTGTAGATAGTCATTTAATGGCAGAGCTATATGGAAAAGAAGGGGAAGTCACATTTGAAAAGCGGACTGTAGAACGTGTTTTTGGAAAAGAAGGTATCACAGAGATTACAATTCCAATTGTAGAAAATGAAAAGAAGTTCGCTGATCTATTAGAGAATCATGTTCCTAATTTTATAGAAGGCGGAGGAGCTGTACTTGTTCATAATTATGGAATGCTTGTATGGGGAAAGACGCCAGAAGAGACGAAAAAATGGTTAGAAGGATTAGAGTATTTAATGAATTATCATGTGAAATTATTGATGATTAAAGGGACTAAGAGTTCTTCAGTTATATAATAAGAATCATGCACTACGCGCAAACTAATAAATGAAAGCGTTTTAAAAAGAGATTTCACTCATAAAATATGGGTCTCCTTATTATATATAGATTACATGTCGTCATGTGAGGAGGAACGTATTTTGCGAGTTAAATATCATTTTCTGCCGAAACAACAGGTGATATTTTGTAAGGATAATGATTTGGGGGAACAGGCGTTAAAACTGATGAATGAGAATGGGTATAGAGCGATTCCTGTTCTTGCAGAAGATGAGAAGGAATTTAAAGGGATTATTTATAAAGTAGATATTTTAGAAAGTAAATGTAATGAAGGTTTAGACGATATAGGTGTGGCAGATATTATGGAAGATAAATCTGCACATATTTTTGAAAAGGATTCTTTTTTTCGGGCCTTTTATGTAATTAGGCGTCTTCCATTTTTAGCTGTGTTGAATGAGTATAATGAGTTTGTTGGCATTTTAACACATTCTAATATATTTGATGTCATTGAAGATTCATTTGGGATGCAAACAGGTGGTTATATAATAACAATCGCGACGCAAGATTGTAAGGGGACAATTAAGGAGTTAGGAACGCTTCTCAAGTCTTATCATATTGGTGGATTATTTACATTGGATAACGGTGATCAATATATGCGCCGTGTTATCGTGAACATTACAGATGACTTAAGTGAAAAAGCATTAGAAACATTAATTGCAAAAATAGAGAAAAAAGGGTTTCGTGTTAGTCATGTAGATCATATATGAGGTTCTTATACGAATGTTTGTAAAGTGGCATTGGTGTAAGAGTAATATGAAAAATAGAGAACAGCATATAGCTGCTCTCTATTTTTATTTGGAAACAGGTGGTGGTGAGAGGGCGAGATCGGATAAGAAAATAAAGTCTGCATGTTCACGAACTTTAGGGATATTGGACTTGATAACATGAGATGTAATTTCCCCAGGAGGACCAACATGACCGATTGCCACTACGACAGGTTTTTCTTTAATTCTTTGTAAGAGTACCTGTGCTTGCTTTGTGATATGGGATGGTGTATAAACGTCATCAAAGAATAATTGGTTTTCTACAATAGGAACGCCTAATTCTTTTCCGATTTTCGGTACTACGCTATTAGGATTTGTTTTACTATCTAAATAAAAGAGGTTGTGCTTTTTACATACTGATAGTATGATTCGCATAATTCTTTCATCAGCCGTTACTTTAGAGCCCATATGATTGTTCATTCCAATGGCATGCGGAACTTCTTGAATCGCTTGTTCAATCCGTTTTTCAATTTCATGATCACTTAAATCGGTTGTAATAGCTTTAGGACCAAGCCATTCTTTCTTTCCTTTAATAGGTTCCATTGGCATATGAATAATGACTTCATGTCCTTTTTGATGGGCAGCTATTGCATCTTGTTTTGTAGATGGAAGAAAGGGCATAACGGCTACAGTAAGTGGAATGGGAAGGGATAGCATCCTTTCCGTTCCCTTCATATTATTTCCGAAATCATCGATTACGATGGCAACCTTATTTGTATGTGCATATGTTTGAAGAGGGAAAATGCCAGTAAATAATGTAATGAAAAAAATAATGATATGTTTCCGCATATAAGAAGTTCCTTTCTGATTGAATAATTGGCTGTAAATGACGCTCCATCAAAGTTCTAGTTAGTGAACCAAAAGATATGTAACTTATGTGCACTGACAGAAAAAGTCTGATTGGTGAGTGCTAATAATCAGTAGGATGAAGGGAACTTTTACTGACTTAGTTTTCACTTTAGAGAAAATGGATCTTTTTTAATAAAATAGGATAGGCTACTTTATTTGTGAAGATGGAGATACAAATCTATAATTATGATTTGCATTTTTGACATAAATTAAACGGGAAAAATGTCGAAGTAACGTAAGTTAAAAATTTAAAAAGCAGAGTTTATTGATCGTTTACAAAAAATAACATGAAAAAAATGTCTATTATTGCGAATGTATTTACAAAGATAGAATAATTTGTAATAATTCTCAAAGTGAGGATAAAGATTTGTAAATTACAGGGAGAAAATGTTAAAAATTCTGATTATTCCAATTCAAATGAAGTATACATTGTAGCTTGAATGCATGGAGTGAAAATGAAGTAGAGAGTATGGAAGAATAATGAGGGGGATATGGATGTTTACAGCAAAACGGAGGTACACAATGGAAAAGCTTTCGCGTGATATTCATATGAAACGTGAAGAAATGATTCATTTAGGTTTAACAAACGGATTAAATAGTACGGAAACAATTCAAGTGAGTCAAGAATTGGACAAGCTTATTTTACAGTACCAACACTATAAAGAACAACAAACACCAAGA
Coding sequences within it:
- the cbpA gene encoding cyclic di-AMP binding protein CbpA, which translates into the protein MRVKYHFLPKQQVIFCKDNDLGEQALKLMNENGYRAIPVLAEDEKEFKGIIYKVDILESKCNEGLDDIGVADIMEDKSAHIFEKDSFFRAFYVIRRLPFLAVLNEYNEFVGILTHSNIFDVIEDSFGMQTGGYIITIATQDCKGTIKELGTLLKSYHIGGLFTLDNGDQYMRRVIVNITDDLSEKALETLIAKIEKKGFRVSHVDHI
- a CDS encoding TrkH family potassium uptake protein; translation: MREIKKFLQKLRPVQLIVLFYFIAVIVSVILLSFPFFIKPGVKWTFIDALFTSVSAVSVTGLSVVSIPDTFNTAGIIVLALVLQLGGLGIMALGTFVWMLTGKKIGLQRRRLIMADHNQGNLSGLVELMRSILILIVSIEAVGAILLGTRFLLYFPTWQEAYFHGFFAAVSATTNGGFDLTGQSLIPYKNDYIVQIIHMLLIILGAIGFPVLMEVKQYLSKEKHQLFRFSLFTKLTTTTFFSLVIVGTIVIFLLERNQFLVGKSWHETIFYTLFQSVTTRSGGLATMDIRDLSQPTLLFMSVLMFIGASPSSVGGGIRTTTFAVNILSLYTFAKGGRTVRVFKRQLHEEDILKASVVMTMGILLCASALFILSMTENVPLMSLIVEVCSAFGTTGLSTGITSDLTTIGKLVLIVLMFIGRVGILTFILASGGREQPPRYKYPKERIIIG
- a CDS encoding class II aldolase/adducin family protein; protein product: MLFFLKKWQELRDIKMELALRDWFYGTKISLSMRTSQEPLTFLVNIEGRDKGLYAEEDFIVVNSMCEPVFENDEKPATESFMHADIYKKGNADCILQVQTVDSHLMAELYGKEGEVTFEKRTVERVFGKEGITEITIPIVENEKKFADLLENHVPNFIEGGGAVLVHNYGMLVWGKTPEETKKWLEGLEYLMNYHVKLLMIKGTKSSSVI
- a CDS encoding DeoR/GlpR family DNA-binding transcription regulator — its product is MSVVGEERKRSILEKVEFKGKVKVSELAREFSVSTETIRRYLEELDREQKLKKVYGGAVQLPGAGIEPPMLEREMLYIEEKKRIGYKAATFVEDGDVIVIDDGSTPLQMVPYLVHRKNLTVVTSSFPVATQLISSINKKMFDGEVLFIGGKVSPKHCRVSGSISQQVIRQFHFHKAFISIDGLLPSFGISSFELEKAKLSETMIQLAEKTFVLCDHTKIGLKGNYRIAGLSSIEHVICDKKMPHSCEEFISKNNIRWTIS
- a CDS encoding aspartyl-phosphate phosphatase Spo0E family protein, producing the protein MFTAKRRYTMEKLSRDIHMKREEMIHLGLTNGLNSTETIQVSQELDKLILQYQHYKEQQTPRWLIFMKIPFFHIEHAGKSSAFWKMFVTAFMK
- a CDS encoding DUF3905 domain-containing protein, whose protein sequence is MKKNQQIDSPILDETLPHQMNFPSFKGTGKQMQQPFINQCDVVIGDSKYNSENSPLNNWSDEVDPAIMAGKEWIHPTNDIGWISEENQELLQNKADRAEDSFMHPQFGIND
- a CDS encoding FAD-binding oxidoreductase, which encodes MKLTLGKLYWNEEACMPCYPPLENDMICDVLIVGIGGAGAHIAYFLTRLGMSVTLIDKRKIAYGSTIANTGLLQFVHDKSLTSLIHTFGEVKGVRAYQLCYEALRTLEQIVPKLDIDPYLIPRSSLYYASQNEDVSFLQEEYRTLQRYGFPVEYFTASDIKKRYSFTKPAALYTHGDAEVNPYMLVHGLIHKANQLGASIFENTEVIHIKSIQKDFVSYTKTGKKIVAKAVIMATGYEDIFGKKEANTTVETSYAIVTNEQEHFNGWHEQSLIWETARPYLYFRTYKNRIIVGGLDESMQLQKFGDTKLLHKRDLLTKMIQEMFPNLSNVRAEYYWAAAFGGSHDGLPICKEDSKISNLYYALPYGGNGTVYGMVFAKLFQQLFANKENGDFSLFNR
- a CDS encoding divergent polysaccharide deacetylase family protein produces the protein MRKHIIIFFITLFTGIFPLQTYAHTNKVAIVIDDFGNNMKGTERMLSLPIPLTVAVMPFLPSTKQDAIAAHQKGHEVIIHMPMEPIKGKKEWLGPKAITTDLSDHEIEKRIEQAIQEVPHAIGMNNHMGSKVTADERIMRIILSVCKKHNLFYLDSKTNPNSVVPKIGKELGVPIVENQLFFDDVYTPSHITKQAQVLLQRIKEKPVVVAIGHVGPPGEITSHVIKSNIPKVREHADFIFLSDLALSPPPVSK